DNA sequence from the Streptomyces tsukubensis genome:
GGACACCCCGCCGGGGGAGATCCTGGACGCCGTACGCCGGGCGGCGCACGGGGAGGCCCCGTTCAGCCGGGACGCCCTGGCCCGGCTCGTCGACCGGGCGGTGACGGCCCCGGCGCCCTCCGGTCCGTCCGCGCCCCCGGAGCTTCCGGCGGTGACTCCGCGCGAGCGCGAGGTGCTCGGGCTGATCGGGGCGGGTCTCACCAACAAGGAGATCTCCGACCGGCTGCACATGGGGGTGACCACGGTGAAGACGCATGTGGCGAGCCTGATGGCGAAGACGGGGCGGGACAACCGGATCCGGCTCGCGGTTCTCGCCGTGCTCTGCGGCATCGTCCCGGACTGACCTACGGGCTCCCGCGCGGACGGGGCGCCCGCGCGGGAGGATTCCGTGCCCGGGAATGTCAGAGGCGGTGGACCGTCCGCAGCTTGGTCGCGTAGGTGCCGGTGCCGGTCAGCGTGGAAGCGCCGCCGAGATCCGCCGCGGTCGGCCCGTTGGGCGTCTTGCGACTGGAGAGGAACCTCGGTACGCCCGCGGTGTCCCGGCCCAGATGGATCCCGACGTGGTCGATGCCGTCCTCCGGGGCGCCCTCCGCGTCGAAGAAGACGAGATCGCCCACCTGGAGTGCGGTCAGCGGCGGGGGTGATGCCGAGGCGGAGTGGGCGATCCGGGTGCCCGGGGCCCGGGCCGCCTGGTTCTTCGCGGTCCGGGGCAGCAGCCCGGGGGACGTGTGGTCGCTCTCGTGGGCGAGCGGGACCCCCAGGTGGTAGCCGTAGACCATCCGGATGTAGCCGGAGCAGTCCAGGGCGCCCAGGAAGCGGGGTTCGGCCGTCTTCGTCAGGGAGCCGGCCGGAACCCGGGCGAAGGTCCAGTTCACGCCCATGTATTCGTGGAAGTCGGCGCCTTCCTCGCGCGCGCCGCCGGTGAGGGGCGGCCCATAATCGGATTCGCCGAGCACGGGGGCGCCGTGCTCCGGTGGTCCGGAGCGGTACGAGGTGACCCGGGGCGCGCCGGGCAGGAACTGGAAGCCGTAGGCGAGGGCGTCGGGTGCGGTCGACCCCAGCCAGCCGCGGATCTGCTGCTCCACCCCCGCGGTCCAGGTCCCGGTGAAGGGTTCGGGGAGCACCCGGACCCAGGAGCGGTGGACCACCGTGACCGGTACGGCCCAGGTCGCGGTGAGGATCCGGATCCGGGAGATACGCAGTTCGGCGGCGAGGGCTGTGCTGTCGGCGGCGGCGCGGACCCCGATCCGGCCCGGGGCGGG
Encoded proteins:
- a CDS encoding response regulator transcription factor, producing MIRVLAVDDQQLVRMGLRMLFEQAPGIELAGEAADGAEAVRLAARLAPDVVLMDLRMPGTDGITATRRILADRPAVRVVALTTFDDDEHLYPALAAGACGFLVKDTPPGEILDAVRRAAHGEAPFSRDALARLVDRAVTAPAPSGPSAPPELPAVTPREREVLGLIGAGLTNKEISDRLHMGVTTVKTHVASLMAKTGRDNRIRLAVLAVLCGIVPD